GTATCAGTTCTAATCCGACGGCTAGACCAGGAGAAAGATTCGAACTTTGCGACGCGAGGGTATCTATCATTTGCTCCAGCAAGCTGCTAGCTACGGGAACAATGCTTCGACTCATAGCCCCGTAGGCATCCCGTGGCCGGAGGATAAAGTTCCTCAGTTGCCAGTTGGTACTAACCAAACTTGAGAACAAGGGTTTGAGCGGTCTCGTGTCTGAATTCAGTTTGATGTGTCATTAATTGACAAGTAGTACAGTACCAGTGGTTGGCAGTTTCTAGCTTTTACGCACTTATCATAATTTTAATACCGTGTCTGACTATACGTGGACTCGCCATTGTCAACTCGTTTGAGACGCGAGCTGCACGAATTGATGGATTTGAGCACACGTACGCGGTGTCGTCACTTCCAGCTGGTTCTAGAATAACGTTTCGTTGGCTCGTTGCCGACTTTTGCCAGATAACAAATGGGATATCCTCGCGTCGCGAGACTATCAGCGGGATGAGTAGTACCCATGCAGCAATGATTCTGTTTTAGGTCACAGACTTAACACTGTGAGTCTGTGACCGGCCAATTCTTGACTACGGGTGTTCCAGAATCCAGATACGGAGTACACTACTGTGGCACTGGAATCGTGGCTGGTGCTGGGATCCCGGTTCCCACCACTCGTTCTCCGAGCTCCACGCATTGGCGAGTGGCGACTGTCACTGTGAGACTAACATAGATGGTTATATGCAGTTCCAATTAAACACTCGATGATATGTGGGCAAATTATTAAACGAGAAGAAAAAGGTTTCTGTGGTAACTAGCTATATATGTATAAATATGTAAGTACGTACTATTGAAATAGTAACATATGTATGTTACTAGTTTATGTTACTTCACACTTTGACTCGTCTTAATCACGCAGGACGGTTAACTTCAGCAAATGTGGGGGCTTAGATCACTTGTATTACAAGCTACCTTAATTTGTAACTGCTGCTCGGTGATCTGCATTCAATCCAGTATAATGTCTTGAGGTGCATCCACCTAATTCTTGACCACGAACTCTCTCTCCCTGTCATGATCGAACAAGAGAATGCAATCGTACAAAGTCATCAATGATATGACTGAATAACAGTTAGTTTATTGGTCCATGACTAAGTATCTACCAGTATCTGCATATATCATCATACATTCAAAAATGTGTAAGTATATGTCTTCTGCTTTACGACATTAACCAACACCTCAACTCCTCGATCAAGGCTCAAGTTGATCGCCCATCGGGACCGGCCGATCAAGTGGGGCAGAGGTAATTAACAGTCTACAGGGGACAAGGCCTTGCTGTGGAGTACGGAGTATGATATGATATAACCTAACCATGCAGTACGTATATCAAGGATTAGTTCAGAGGTAGCTCGGTACGCTCTAGTAGAATAGGATCGAACTTATGAACCAGCAGTATAATGTATTTTTTCTTAGGTAGTCCAGCAAATGAGAGCAAATAACGTAGGTTAAGGTACGTTTACGGTTCACCTAATTCATGACCCGATCGAACAACAGACGCGAATGCTGCACACAAGTCCTCGTAGTGTACAAAGTTAGTGTTGCGAAGACTCCAAGGTGAGGTTGTCATCAATGATTGAAATTTAGTTGAATCTAGCGTGGAAGCAcgggctcttcttcttccttttttttttgagagagagagagcaagcgcgattttttctatttctcaCGCCAGTACTTCTGGCCGAAGGCTGGTACACCGAAGAAAAAAGAGTACACGAGATCGGCCCTAGCCCCGCCACATTTTTCACGGTCCAAGGGCCGAATTAGAGTTGGGCCTAGTCTTCGCGGGCTGAAAGACATTTCACATGATCGAAGGCTGGATTTGTAGCTAGGCCTCGGTCTTGCATGCTGAAAGCAGTCTCGGACCGGGCAAATCCAGATTTAAAGCTGGGCCTCGGCCCTGCTACTCCCTGAAAGCAGTGAACGGGAATGTTCCAGAAAAACCGACAAGCTTGCAGAACACCCGCGGCGTCGTCGCGAAGCAGACTGCACTCTCCCAGCCAGATGCGGCCCACATCATCCCGAAGCTTCAACGCCGTTCTCCATCCTTCCACGGTGGCCGTGGCATGAGCTCCACTCCGCTGTATAAAAGGCCGCGCGCACCGATCGTTCCAACCAGATAAGCAGAAGCAAGCAAGACACATAATCACTGCACAGTGCACAGTCCTTCGTAGCACATCGGCTTCCAAGTTCCAGAAATCTCCTAGCTCTTTTCTGCCTTTCAGTTTTTCACTTGCCATAACGTGCGCAATGGCTGCAGCCGCTGCCCCCTTTGGTCTTGTGAGCCGCCTCTCCCCGGCCGCGCGCCTGCCGATCCGCGCTTGGAGAGCCGCGAGGCCGGCGCCGCTTGGGATCACGTCGACCGGGAGGACCCGCCCGCTCTCCGTGGCCTCCGCGGCGCAGGAGAACAGGGACATCTCATCCCTGGACGTCCAAGTCAGCCAGAACGGCGGCAACCAGCAGGGCAATGCCGTCCAAcgccgcccacgccgcgcCGGATTTGACGTCTCCCCGTTCGGTAAGTCCTCCGCTGCCATCGATCGACGTTCTTTTGATGGCATAATTTGTTGCTCCTACTTGACATTGTTGGCTCCAACGTTTGCAGGGCTAGTGGACCCGATGTCCCCGATGCGGACGATGCGGCAGATGCTGGACACGATGGACCGGCTGTTCGACGACACTGTGGGGTTCCCCACGGCGCGGGGGCGatcaccggcggcgagcgagACGCGGATGCCGTGGGACATCATGGAAGACGACAAGGAGGTGAAGATGAGGTTCGACATGCCGGGGCTTTCGCGGGAGGAGGTGAAGGTGTCGGTGGAGGACGACGCGCTCGTCATCCGCGGCGAGCACAGGaaggaggccggcgaggacgcggaaggcggcgacggGTGGTGGAAGGAGCGCAGCGTGAGCTCCTACGACATGCGCCTGGCGCTGCCCGACACGTGCGACAAGAGCCAGGTGCGCGCCGAGCTCAAGAACGGCGTGCTGCTCGTCACCGTGCCCAAGACAGAGACGGAGCACAAGGTCATCAACGTGCAGGTCCAGTGAGTGGTTTTCTGTTGAGCCGCCTGTGACGGTTTCCTGAAATGTTAGGTGTTCCGTGTCCGTCGTGTGAGCTGAGTGCTTCTTGTAGTATAGTGCCGTTGAGTTCCTCTCTGCGCGCTCTCGTTGTGCAGAATAATGTTATGTAGCGCTGTATGCAAATAGTCGTCGGCAGAGCAATGGAATAATGTGAGGTATGGTTGGTCGTGGTCGGCTGCATGATCGCCTGTTACCTCTCGATTACATTTTGAATTGTCTGTTGTTTTTTTCCAGCTTGTATTATGATTTGTTGTTGGGAATAAGGCGGCAAACAACTGGACCAACAAGCGATAAGATTATATAAAAGATGTATACAGTATGAATTAGGAAACTGCAATTAACGGTACAATGTCATTGCTATTACGTCAAATTTCTTTAGTCGTACTCATGGAGAAATGCTCGGATACAAGATGACTGTCAAGATGCAGACCTTCTGTCAGACGATGTTTGGGAAGAACCTGGTCGAACGGCTGGTGCGGTTCCAACCGCCCTCGTACCTGCGGCATTCAACAAACTGATTTAGATTGCAGGAGCACTTGAAATCGACCGTAGCTTCAACGATACACAGTAATATGTTGTTTGCACTGTCCAAAATCACCAAATTCTAACCTGCATCAGCGGCACTCCCTGTAACGGCCGTGCCATGGTGGTCCTGCTGCATAGCCTGCATGTGTGCCGCGTACTGCATAATGTGCGAGCGCtgcgctgccgcggcagaagaATCATGTTCTTGGTTGTCGGCACCTTGCATCAGCTGGAAGTGGTACGGTGAAACGGCTTCTTGGTGAGCTCCTTCCGGTCCTGCCGCTATGAAGTAAGTCTGCAGCTGTGACTGCTGCTGGACACCCGCTCCACCATGCGCACCGTAGTAGCTCTGCAACGTCGGTGCAATTAACTCTCTCAACATATGTTCTAACCAACAAAGAAATCTTCCAAAGAAAAAATTTCTATGAAAATTATGGTGACTCTGATCCTTAGAAAATTTTCTCATATTTAAATCGTACAATTCAcacaggattttttttttaagattaCAAACCCTTgaaatttgttttgaaaatccTTTGTATCAAATAGGCCATCAAATAAGCCCTACAGTTTTCGCATTTGAAAAAGACGATTGGAATCGCGCACAAATCTTGCTTCAAATATCAAAgagtaaattttaaaaaaccaCACTTCTCTAGCCACATGTCTCACGGAACCACACTTGTCGCTAATTTATCCGTTGCGTCACAACCGTTGGGGCAAAATGTAACGGCAAATCCAAAACAACATGAGTTATCGAGTTGACATGATTTCTGACAAATGGAGCCCACCTGGAAAAAATCCGACCCGACCCAATatctgctctttcttcttcGTACGGCCTTCTTCCCCACCAAAAACTCGCGtggcccgccgccgtcctccgcccGCGCACGTGCCGCCTGCTGCCTCGCgcggcctgccgccgccgtcctccgcccGCGTGCGTGCTCCCCTGCTGCCTCGCGGGCCCCGCAGCCGgcctccgcccgcgcgcgcaaCGCCGCACCGCACAGCCAGCAACAccgtggcctcctcctccacgaaATCCTGGTCGACGGCCTAGCAGCaagaggcgggcggcggtggcgaggacAAGGGCGTCCTCTCCggcgaggaagatgaagaaccAAGCAAAAGAGCCCTTCCGGATCGGGTCGGGTCAGACCCATCTTTTCTCCCGACAATTGGGTCCGACTTGTCATGAATCCTGTCAAAATCGCTAATCCTTGTGTTTTGGGTTCGTTGTTATATTTTGCCCGAATGTTTGTGTCACAACGGACAAATTAGCGACAAGTGTGGTTCCGTGAGACAAGTAGTTGGAGAAGTGtgattttctaaaatttactCAATATCAAAATTTAGAGAAGAGTACGTTGCTAACCATTTGCATATGGTACATATTCTCGTGAGAGTATCCTCCAGCATACCTGCAGAGGTGAAACAGCAGGTGGAGTCACTTCCTGATTAAGATGTTGTCATAGGCGCGAAATTTACGTGAAGCAAACGAAACGAAATCCACAGAACCTCTAATCCCAGAAAGTAatcttaataaaaaaaaacagagagtaACTTGGAAACCAACATACTCCTTGTTCATTCTGACGTACCCATAGTAGTAAGGATAGGTGTAGCGAGCGTGTAGGGGGAAGTAGGAGGCCGCCATTGCGGCAGCAGCAGAACCTTGGtaggacgaagacgacgcTGTGGCCGGCCTCGACCTGGCCATCCCTGAACAAGGACATCACGATTCGAGAGGCTATTTCAGCAAGAATTCGGTATCTGAcagggaaagaaagaaaacggTCGATACCAACGGGCGCCGCGCTACCTGCAGGGTGCAGGCGCTGCGACGCGCCGAGAGCTGCCAGATTGCAGTTGGCCCTCCTCCCGTCGATCACCGGCGTCGGGTCCTGCAGGGCTCGCGCCGCGGCCTCGGGGTCCCTGAACGTCACCTGACACGCGCACGCCGGTGGACGCACAGAGCACCAGATGAGCAAAGCTATAGCAACGGGAGACATGAATGAATGATAGAATGGTGAGGAATGAAGGACCGATCGGCGATCGATCTGCGGGAAGAAGCTACTGTAGCGTACAAATCCGTATCCCCTGGAGCGGCCGGTGTGCTTGTCGGCGATGACGACGGCCTCCGCGATCTCCCCGAACTGCTCGAAGTGGCGCCGCACCGCGTCGCGCTGCGACTGCCACGCCAGGCCGCCCACGAAGAGTTTCCTGAACGTCGTGTCGCCGTCCATCTTGGCCGATCGTTAATTCGCCGCTGGCTGCCGGGGGGCTGAAGCAGAGGCGTGGTGGGTACCGATGGACCGACGTGCGGCGGTTTGTATGAACGTGGTGGTGGTCGATGGTTGGTTGGGTGTAAAGGAACTGGGGGAGTATTTGTACGGAGGAGCTAGAGACGGCGAGATGGAGCCCACGACGAGGAGGTGAGCGCGTCGTGCGTTGTGAGAATCATGAGATGGAGGGAGGGGTCGATTGGCGTGCAGATCCTCGGGGAGTCGTGTGCTCACGCTCCAAAAGTGGCGCGGTCGCATCGCATGCATGACTCGCTAAATTTGTTACTTTCAGAGGGAAAAGGATACGCGTGGACCGTGGTCAAGCCTTCCCATGAACACATATACAGTTATACACCACGACACATGCATCTTTTTTCACACAAGCACACAGCGTCTATTAAAGATTGGAGTCATGAGATCATTATCGGATTGAAAAAGTCAGTATTAGGTTCTCTAACTGAAATAATAATCCCCTATTTAGGACACACTAGCAAGGAGCCCGTGCAATGCCATGGAACAACAAAAGCTCTTCAATATTTCTAACTTGATTTAGAAAAGCAGGGTATTTTCAGAATTTGTAATATTTCCAGTAGGgtcttgtttggtgttagtgtattttttagttactagtattttgatatttgagtgttttgggtgttcacccactcaaaaacccaaaacactagtgtttttctaaaaaacactagtttgagaagtgttttaatttggtacaaaaatggagtgttttgttGGGGAAGCTAGTGATAATTCCCACCAAATtcttcctaccaaacaaccatttgaggtttgtagtgtttttcaatttggagtgaTTTATACCCTAAAAAACACCTCAAAAAGTCTAGTACAGTACCAAACAGAGCCTAAGGTGTCCATGTGTTGTGACGGAACGAGAAACGAAATGGAAATATTGAAAACCACAATGAACGAAGTAAGATCACGGCTACACAAACAACTCAAAGCTCTAGCGCCAAAGCACCTTGAGAAACCATAAGTTTCTCTGTAAAACATGTCGATGTACAATCAGGGGCGAAATCAAGTCTGGGGCAACTAGGGCTGTAGCTCCAGGCCTGGCCCATCTCGTAGTTATAGCCAATAGTAAACTTTTTAATTTTCTAGCCCACCAAAGGGTAGCCCCAGGCCCCGGTCGAGTTCAGCCTATCTTTCCGGCTCGGACCAGGTACAGCCCAGAGCGCAGGGAAGGGAAGAAGCTATCATCATtcttattctcaaaaaaaaagagctgtcatcattctcaaaaaaaagaaaaaaaaagctatcgTCAATCGAATCGAAGAGTTTCGGCAGTTCCGTCAGCCCGTCAGGACTCCAGGCTGCCTTGTTCGTCTCCCTTTCTGATCGCACGATACGGCGACAGGGGAAAAGCCAAAACCCTTGCCGCCGCTTCTCTCGCTCCCCCCTTCGCTCCCAAACACGACACGACACAGCACACGGCATTTATGGCGAGGCGTTGCGACGCTGCGGAAGCAGAGCAGGCCGGCAAGGGAACGCCGCCGCACGGTGGCACTGACGGCCGACGCGCGCActgccgcggccggcggcttCGTCCATATCAGCAGGGACCTCAAATCAGGTACTGAaattgatctctaaacaaattAGCGGAGCCAGTTGTTTATAGATACAAGTACTCCTACTTAAAGAGAAATTTTCTAGAAAGAAATTAAAACTGAAATGACCTGAATCGATGTTACTCACAACGGGGATCAATGGCTTTTATGGCATCAAGATGGAACAAACTTGCAGACAGTACATATGCTTAGATGCGCTTAAATGTCACCAAATTAAGCATTTCATCATACCTTACCCACATCTCAGTCCCAGCAATCAAAACAACAAAGGAGCGCCCTTGATAGGATCACGATGATCAGCACAATTGCTCCAGACCATGCATTTCTATTCCATCCAACCATTATCTACCTTGGCCCTTGCCCTAAATTTCAGACGAGACTGACCCACTCGATATTCTCAGCACCTCAGTAGGCTGCAACCATCAGGACAGCAACTACTCCTGCCACAGTAGCTCCGGCCCATGTCCACCGACCCTTAACAATCACAGCCACAAACAAACGAGCAAAACCATATGAGGAAAGCGTAAGCAACATAATTTCATCgagaaaacaacaaatacTAGATCAGCCCCGAAAAGAACACCTGCAGGTTGCTGCATTCTAGAGGCGCATTTTGCAAAAGAGCGCTATTATTTCCATTAAAAGGTATTATTGAGAAGAGCGAAAACTGCAGTGAAATCTCCAgatgtactactccctccatccaacaaatgatgtctcaactttgattaaatttgaatgcatctatgcactaagtcatatctagatacatccaaattttgacaaatttaagacatcttttgttagacggagagAGTCCTATTTGTTTATGGGTTCCCCAGACCCCAGAGCATCCCTTGAAACAGGGGAAATCTGTATGTCTACAAAGAACTAAACAATTTACTGTACCCTGAGAAATTCCTGTCGAGTTCTCCACAAACATGCGGAGAAAAGGAGAATCTAGTTGATGGTGACGGATGGGTCACATCTAATTTTCAAGAGCAACATCAGCATGATCCATTTTGCCGATTCGCAGAATCTGCAACTATGTGGAACAAACAAACTGATGTGTGTGCCGATTATGTCCTAGCAAATTTTCTAATTGCACAATCAAAATTAGGCCCAGAGCGTGGTCAACCTATGACATGTGCACTCTCGACCTGACTTGCAAATTTCTAATTGCATAATCTAAACAATGCAATCACCTAAAGTGCCACCTCTTTTCCCTGAACATACAAGCGGAGAGGAGAAGAGTAGGCTCACCGTAGCTACCCGCGACGCAGCCGAGAAGCCGTAGTAGCCGCTGCTTCCGTCGGTGTTGTTGTTGTACCCGCCGGTTCCGttgccacggccgccgccgccgccgaaggtAGAGTTGTCGCGCGGAAGCTTGTACGAGAGCTCGTACACCGGCGTGCCGTCGGGCTTGAACAGGCCGTAGTTGCGCTCCGacgccgggccgggcttcaaGTCCTCGTTGAACAGCGCGAACACGTACGCGCGCAGCGGCACGCCTGGCTTGAGCGGCGTGCCCTTCCCCTCCGCCACCAGCCGCATCGCGTTGCTGTTGTACCGCGCCGCGTTCTGCGGCGTCGCGGCCTTCTCGCCTGCGTCTCCGGAGGAGGGCCACCCCGTCTCGGAGACCCGCACCTCGACCACCCGCGACGCCGCGCTGTTGGCCGCCGTGATGGCGTGGTACGCGGCGTCCACCTGCGCCACGAGGAGGTTGGTATAGTGGAGCCCGGAGTTGGGGTCCGGGACGCCGGGGTAGCCTGGCTCGAGAAGGGCGTACTCCAGGTGGATGCCCTTGGGATCGTCGGAGAAGGCGAAGTAAGGGTACGCGTTCACCAGGAAAGGAGAACCGGTCCTGGCGTGGAAATCCAGGATGGGGCAGAGGTACGGCAGGAGGTCCTTGCGGAAGGCCCCCGCCGAGGGCGGGTAGGACGTGCCGAGAACGCCGAGGTTGTGTGCGGTCGTGACGGCGATCTGCTTGTCGAGGCCGACCGCGGCCAGCGCGCTGTGCAGGGACTGCATCGCCGGAACCAGAGTCCGCATCAGAGCGGAGTTATTACCCGTGAGCACCTCGTTGCCCACGGTGAGCGCGACGATCTTGGTATCCACGACGAACGGCTGGATGTTCTCCTTGACCCACGACGCGGCGCCCGCAGggtcggcggccgcggcgaggcACTGGTCGGGCACGCCGACGAAGAGCTCCACCCCGGTCTTGGCGAAGGCGCGCAGCACGTTGGGGTCGGCGTCGTAGAGCCGCACGCGGCCAATGCCGAGGCCCTGGAGCAGGGGCAGCAcggcctgcggcggcgggaggtTGCTCCCGACGCGGCCATAGTTGATGCCCACCGGCGACGCCGACGTGGCGTCCGAGGCGGGCGCCAGCGCGAGCACGCAAAGTGCCACGGCGAGACAGATGCCGCCGGTCTGTTGaagccgccgccagccgccgcgGGGCAAGTTGCAGGGCTGCGCCATTCGAGGGGGTCGAGTGAAACGGGGGAGAGCCGAGGTGTGATTGCACGGACCGAGGTTTTGGCCTGGGGAGTGAGGAAGGGACTAAGATTTGGGGGCTGCTGAAGTTATTTTCCTTCCCCCGGCGTACAGACTCCAGAAATGGAGATGGACAGACGGGACGGAGAGGACGATGCCACAGGAAAACCTCGAGGGGGTGATTTCTGTTTACCGACACGGCACGTAGGCGATCATACGCGTGGGGCCCGCTGCCAGAGACACGAGGAGGGTAGCCTACACGCGAGTTTAATTGCTTACCAGCATTCCGCATTCATATGCTCCATCGGTTACTAGTGAGTAGACTGGAATCCAATGGACGGCGCTGGAGACTACGCGTAGACCGTGCCGCAACAACGGCTGTATTTCGAGGGGCGCCCGCGCATGGGAAGCCTTTGCTGCCTTCGTGCCACCGTACACGTAACAACAGGAAGGGATGGGGTGAGCAGCGCAAGTAGCGCATTTTTTTAGTACGTAAtggagtactccgtatataatACAACAGGTAATTGATTTCTTCAACATCCAAAAAGATACAGATTGATTTCTCACAATAAACAGAAATAAAAGATACAGCATAGAACCGATGTGTTTTTTGCAGGCCGTCATTACCTCATGATGGCGTCGCGGGCTAGGCCAGATGGTCAATATGGCCCGTGTACTTCCTTCTGTTGGGCCAATGGGCTAAAATCAGATCGTAAACTTGCTGGGTCAGTGGCAGAATGATGCTTTTGGGCTAACACACCGCGATACTTGCTGACGTTCATCCAATTCTGCGTCTTAACAGGTgggtactcactccgtttcataatataaCGCACACATTTtgagattttgttttgaccatcaattagatcaacagaatgtgaattatgtatcCTAATTTATAATGAGCTGACGTTCTTTATTTGGTTCCCTAGCGGGTACAGTTTTTATTGGTCGAGTAGCTTCGAGCGTGGAGCTGATTTTGTGTGCACGACACGTGTTTGTCATTCCGCACGAACGCATCGCATTGTCAGCTTGGTTTGGATGCACGGCTGACGGCTTCTTGCAGAACCACGTGCAGTGCTAATTAGTcatggttgcatgcatgcattttgtaCTCAACAGCCGATGAGATTTTGTcctggatgcatggttgcatgtatgcattttgtactaactaatTTTGAGACTTAAAATATTTTATAGGCCGAATCGCTTGTCCGATTCACAATCCGTTTTCACCGTTAGCTTAGTATCAACGAGAGCTTCAAATTAAACTAGATCCCACTCGAATATTTTTTGACGGAATTTTTATCTTTCGTGTTACCGGGCGATAATGCACAAGTCACCATCATACTCTGAAAGAACTTACCACCGTTAGCATGGGGTAACTTGGTACTAACAGAGTGGGAAATTCATAAAATGTTGGGTGGTAATTTTAATGCATAAGTAAGCATCATATTTTGTATGAAGTTGTCATGTCCTAACTTCTTACTAACGGGACGACAGCTTCATAAATTATTGATGGTAACTTTAATGGTAAGTGACCATCCTATTTTGTACGAAATTTTCATACGGTAACTTTTAAGTAACAGGAACGGTAACATTTATGTTATATGGTTGGTAACTTTAATGCATAAGTAACCATCCTTTTTTGTATGAACTTGTCGTGTGGTAACTTCTTACTAACAGGGATGGTAACTTCATATGCTATTGGATGGTAACTTTAAAACACATAAGTAATCAATCCTTTTTTGTGAGAAGTTATCAAGTGGTAACTTGTTAGTGTCAGGGGTGATAACTTCATATATTGTGTTAACTTTTgacacgattttttttttgtcgaaaCATACCAACATATGGTCTAGTTTCAAAAATCTCGTCGAAACAAAACTAACCGTGAAAACAGATTCGAAATTGAGTACACGGTTTGACACCTATAGCTTTTTAAAGTTTCAAATTTTACTAATGCATTAACAATGTATGCATGTGACATGCACCCGTCTACTCTCCGCGTGTCTGGCCTTAGTGTACGCGCACCCTCGCCGCCACGCGTACGGTCGCGCATTAGCAAAGTCCATTATGTATTAAAAAGTTATACCATTAAAAACTTCTTTAAAATATGAATCTAGTGGTATAAGTTTTATAACTTACAATTTACATTTTGTTGGTGTAATTGATGGTTAAAGTTAGACCTCGAAATACGTGGGCACATTATATTttagaatggagggagtattaactGGACTTTGCTCCGTTAAAGGCTGAAAGACGCGATTGATTTTAGCCCAGCTTTCTCAGCCGAACTTGCGGTTTCACTCGAATTTTGCATCACTAAACAGTAGTCGAGCAATGCGGTTAGTGTGAATTTAAAGCCCAGAAGCCCTTTCTTTAGACGCCGATTGGTTGGGCAcgtatggaaaaaaaaatgcagattGGGTTCACCCCTACATGCGGAAACCAAAGCCGCTAACGCAGGAACGAGCCTCTAAAAGCGGAAACAAAAGCCCTTTTGAGATATTTCAGAATTTAATTAGAGATTAGTCTTTGGGCCAAGCCCACTTCATACCCAAATTCTAACACTTTGAACATATCTGCCCCGACGTCAGCTGCCCACACACAGAGGCCGTGAATCTGCACAACCCGGCCGCCTCGAAGCCCAAATAACACCATATGATTGCCTGCGGTCATCACACCGAATTTTGTGTTGAActaaaaaagagagaacaaGTATGTACGGAGGCTAGCTACGGTGGAGATAAAGGACTGATGGAGTGCTTTGTGTTGAACTAAATTGCTGTTTAAATTAAAAGTTGCTAATTGTTCAATTAATTTGTTCCTAACGACCTGTATGGTTCGTTCCATTACGCAGCTAGCTAACCGGTTACCGGCAAGGCAATCATGAGGCAATCACGTTGTGGCGTTGATTTTCTAGGGGAGCGTTGCTGTCCTGTCAATCAAGAACCAACCTTGGCGGCACTGCGGCAGCAGCCTCTCCGTATGCAGTTAATTTTGGCTCACGGAGCAAACAATGCGGCTATCAAATTCAGAGCCCTGCCTGACGCTGTTCAATCAGCACTAGTCCGGTGTCGTGCAGATGCAGATAGATGGCCCTTGCTAAAACCTAGATTGCACAGCTGAGAGACTGTTCGACCACAGTTTGTTCCGTCGAAAGGCAGCGGACACGACGCGGAGTAGCTGCTTATAGACTGCCGACAGAGTCGACGACCAGGCCAAGAGTTGTAACCTTTGGTTAAAACAGCGCACTAGTACTACTGCTAGTCGTTTGATTGAAAAGAAACACATCTATCATGGTCGCTCAACAACCGCACATCTGTGTCACTGTCAGATTGTACAAATGTACGTATAAAgataattatttttatatatatcaGGTCAGGTACTGAATTGCGCGTCCTGACCGAACACTCGATTTTGGCCTGCTCATCCTTCTGATCAGGGGCCATCTTTAAGCACCCAGTACACGAACAATACGTGTATTATTCCGTTCATTATATACTGCTGTTGGCGTACAGATCATGAAACGGACCGCAACCGCCACCGTTCCGAATATATTAAACCGTTCTGGTGCTCTAATCGAGTCTTTAAGAAAAAGCTTTAATCAGTTGGAACTTGCCCATCAGCAGACTAGACTGAGACACTGAGTTCGTGTTGGGGCATTATTAGTTGGCGAGTGGCAATCTTCAAAGAGCTGGGTTTTGTGAAGCTTGAGCCATTCGTTAGGCATGCATATaggacgagagagagagagcaag
This is a stretch of genomic DNA from Brachypodium distachyon strain Bd21 chromosome 1, Brachypodium_distachyon_v3.0, whole genome shotgun sequence. It encodes these proteins:
- the LOC100823649 gene encoding glucan endo-1,3-beta-glucosidase 10; this translates as MAQPCNLPRGGWRRLQQTGGICLAVALCVLALAPASDATSASPVGINYGRVGSNLPPPQAVLPLLQGLGIGRVRLYDADPNVLRAFAKTGVELFVGVPDQCLAAAADPAGAASWVKENIQPFVVDTKIVALTVGNEVLTGNNSALMRTLVPAMQSLHSALAAVGLDKQIAVTTAHNLGVLGTSYPPSAGAFRKDLLPYLCPILDFHARTGSPFLVNAYPYFAFSDDPKGIHLEYALLEPGYPGVPDPNSGLHYTNLLVAQVDAAYHAITAANSAASRVVEVRVSETGWPSSGDAGEKAATPQNAARYNSNAMRLVAEGKGTPLKPGVPLRAYVFALFNEDLKPGPASERNYGLFKPDGTPVYELSYKLPRDNSTFGGGGGRGNGTGGYNNNTDGSSGYYGFSAASRVATGRWTWAGATVAGVVAVLMVAAY